One Papio anubis isolate 15944 chromosome 9, Panubis1.0, whole genome shotgun sequence genomic window carries:
- the NTF3 gene encoding neurotrophin-3 isoform X2: MSILFYVIFLAYLRGIQGNNMDQRSLPEDSLNSLIIKLIQADILKNKLSKQMVDVKENYQSTLPKAEAPREPERGEPAKSEFQPVIAMDTELLRQQRRYNSPRVLLSDSTPLEPPPLYLMEDYVGNPVVANRTSRRKRYAEHKSHRGEYSVCDSESLWVTDKSSAIDIRGHQVTVLGEIKTGNSPVKQYFYETRCKEARPVKNGCRGIDDKHWNSQCKTSQTYVRALTSENNKLVGWRWIRIDTSCVCALSRKIGRT, from the coding sequence ATGTCCATCTTGTTTTATGTGATATTTCTCGCTTATCTCCGTGGCATCCAAGGTAACAACATGGATCAAAGGAGTTTGCCAGAAGACTCGCTCAATTCCCTGATTATTAAGCTGATCCAGgcagatattttgaaaaacaagctCTCCAAGCAGATGGTGGACGTTAAGGAAAATTACCAGAGCACCCTGCCGAAAGCAGAGGCCCCCCGAGAGCCGGAGCGGGGAGAGCCCGCCAAGTCAGAATTCCAGCCAGTGATTGCAATGGATACCGAACTGCTGCGGCAACAGAGACGCTACAACTCACCGCGGGTCCTGCTGAGCGACAGCACCCCCTTGGAGCCCCCACCCTTGTACCTCATGGAGGATTACGTGGGCAACCCCGTGGTGGCGAACAGAACATCACGGCGGAAACGGTACGCGGAGCATAAGAGTCACCGAGGGGAGTACTCGGTATGTGACAGTGAGAGTCTGTGGGTGACCGACAAGTCATCGGCCATCGACATTCGGGGACACCAGGTCACGGTGCTGGGGGAGATCAAAACGGGCAACTCTCCCgtcaaacaatatttttatgaaacGCGATGTAAGGAAGCCAGGCCAGTCAAAAACGGTTGCAGGGGCATTGATGATAAACACTGGAACTCTCAGTGCAAAACGTCCCAAACCTACGTCCGAGCACTGACTTCAGAAAACAATAAACTCGTGGGCTGGCGGTGGATACGGATAGACACGTCCTGTGTGTGTGCCTTGTCGAGAAAAATCGGAAGAACATGA